Proteins encoded in a region of the Quercus lobata isolate SW786 chromosome 8, ValleyOak3.0 Primary Assembly, whole genome shotgun sequence genome:
- the LOC115956672 gene encoding uncharacterized protein LOC115956672, whose product MTEHRYCLRHLCSNVNTRWNNETLKNLVWRAASATQERKFNATFELIENVNRDAHQYLKDVPKEKWALSFDKGYRYGAMTTNVSECFNGVLKGARSLPITAMVKYTWFKLNSYFDGRRNKSIAQSNSGQKWTKYALDIFMRNKAKAERHRVTRLSAQQQSYQVDAPHNPESAGHGDHTHGVNLLQRSCTCQKWKLYKIPCSHVIAVCIRYRHDVEQYIDPCYSVDALFRSYAPVFPALKDRLSWPDPEET is encoded by the coding sequence ATGACAGAACATCGTTACTGCCTTCGTCATCTATGTAGTAACGTCAACACTAGATGGAACAATGAAACTTTAAAGAATCTAGTATGGAGGGCAGCAAGTGCTACCCAAGAGCGAAAGTTCAATGCCACCTTCGAGTTAATTGAGAATGTCAACCGGGATGCGCACCAATATCTAAAGGATGTGCCCAAAGAGAAATGGGCTCTAAGTTTTGACAAGGGTTATCGTTATGGGGCAATGACGACAAACGTCTCTGAGTGCTTCAATGGTGTTCTAAAGGGTGCTCGTAGCTTGCCCATTACGGCAATGGTGAAATACACATGGTTCAAATTGAATTCTTACTTCGATGGTCGTCGCAATAAGAGCATAGCACAGTcaaattcgggacaaaaatggACTAAATATGCCTTGGATATCTTCATGAGAAATAAGGCGAAGGCGGAGCGTCATAGGGTGACAAGATTGAGCGCGCAACAACAATCATATCAAGTAGATGCACCGCATAATCCAGAGAGTGCTGGACATGGGGATCACACACATGGAGTTAATTTGTTGCAAAGAAGTTGCACATGTCAAAAATGGAAGTTGTACAAGATACCATGCTCACATGTCATTGCAGTTTGTATTAGGTATCGACATGATGTAGAGCAATACATTGACCCATGCTATAGCGTGGATGCACTGTTTCGGAGCTATGCTCCCGTTTTCCCTGCATTGAAAGATAGATTATCATGGCCGGATCCTGAAGAAACTTAA